The following coding sequences lie in one Salmo salar chromosome ssa13, Ssal_v3.1, whole genome shotgun sequence genomic window:
- the LOC106567592 gene encoding protein FAM168A isoform X7, with translation MNPVYSPVQPGTPYGNPKNIAYAGYPAGYPQAPTYTPNLYQTGSPGYPQVLLVKQGWPQASGAAGALEGSYDLAMDAGSEGRQYQASAAAFRYTAGTPYKVPPGQSNGAPPPYSPSPNPYQTAMYPIRSAYPQQNLYAQGAYYTQPMYAAQPHVIHHTTVVQPNSIPSALYPSPVQQPRSNGHMAMGMVAGTTMAMSAGTLLTTPQHATQHIGGHPVTLPTYRPQGTPGYSYVPPHW, from the exons gctATCCTGCAGGTTATCCTCAGGCTCCTACCTACACACCCAACCTCTACCAGACTGGCAGCCCAGGCTATCCCCAAG TGCTGCTGGTGAAGCAGGGCTGGCCCCAGGCCTCCGGTGCTGCAGGGGCCCTAGAGGGCTCCTATGACCTGGCCATGGACGCGGGCTCAGAGGGCCGCCAGTACCAGGCCTCAGCCGCAGCTTTCA GATACACTGCTGGGACACCCTACAAGGTGCCCCCTGGCCAGTCCAATGGGGCGCCCCCTCCCTACTCCccatcccctaacccctaccagacGGCCATGTACCCAATCAGAAGTGCCTATCCCCAACAGAACCTCTATGCTCAG GGTGCGTACTACACACAGCCGATGTATGCAGCTCAGCCTCACGTTATCCACCACACAACAGTGGTGCAGCCCAACAGCATCCCCTCCGCCCTCTACCCTTCCCCCGTCCAACAACCCCGCTCCAACGGCCATATGGCCATGGGCATGGTAGCTGGCACAACCATGGCCATGTCTGCTG gtACTCTGCTGACCACGCCTCAGCATGCCACTCAGCACATCGGTGGGCATCCGGTCACCCTGCCAACGTACCGGCCCCAGGGGACGCCTGGGTATAGCTATGTGCCTCCTCACTGGTAG